A region from the Arachis ipaensis cultivar K30076 chromosome B01, Araip1.1, whole genome shotgun sequence genome encodes:
- the LOC107646720 gene encoding protein SHI RELATED SEQUENCE 1-like isoform X2 gives MAGLFSLGGGGGGGGGGGGGRGSSGNHQDQEQQHQHHSQNTEIPPPETLFWYKQNDDVSTYRGFELWNQHQLQQQQQQHHVIAHHHQARPLFHRDLYSSAVALGVGPSGASDEQSPSRSAVMAMRSAGVGEAGGAGSGTTGISCQDCGNQAKKDCPHMRCRTCCKSRGYDCQTHVKSTWVPAAKRRERQQQLAALQDHQNRDASKRPRDGGLELEQGNFPSIVNSPAEFRCVRVSPLDDVNEQYAYQTAVNIGGHLFKGILYDYGPDSENASYYGGGSGGGEGSSSAIAGAQPLNLITGTDSATTATATAPGVSSAEALDVDPSSLYNPAPINTYMAGSSGTQFFPHHPRS, from the exons ATGGCGGGGTTGTTCTCGTTAGGAggcggtggtggtggaggaggaggaggaggaggaggaagaggtagcAGCGGAAACCACCAGGACCAGGAACAGCAACACCAGCACCACAGTCAAAACACCGAAATTCCTCCTCCAGAGACCTTATTTTGGTACAAACAAAACGACGACGTTTCAACATACCGCGGTTTCGAGCTATGGAACCAGCATCAGCTTCAGCAGCAACAGCAGCAACATCACGTGATAGCACATCACCATCAAGCCCGCCCTCTCTTCCACCGAGATCTCTACTCGTCGGCTGTTGCCCTTGGCGTGGGGCCCAGCGGCGCGTCCGATGAGCAGTCTCCGTCGAGATCGGCGGTTATGGCGATGCGGTCCGCCGGGGTGGGAGAAGCCGGAGGAGCAGGAAGCGGAACAACCGGAATAAGCTGTCAAGATTGCGGAAACCAGGCGAAGAAAGACTGCCCTCACATGAGGTGCAGGACTTGTTGCAAGAGTCGTGGGTACGACTGCCAGACCCACGTGAAGAGCACGTGGGTCCCAGCCGCTAAGCGCCGCGAGCGGCAACAGCAGTTAGCGGCGCTTCAGGATCACCAGAACAGAGATGCTTCAAAGAGACCTAGAGATGGCG GGTTAGAGCTTGAGCAAGGAAATTTTCCATCAATAGTGAACTCTCCTGCAGAGTTCAGGTGCGTGAGGGTTAGTCCCTTGGATGATGTGAATGAACAGTACGCTTATCAAACCGCCGTCAACATCGGAGGCCATTTGTTCAAAGGGATTCTCTATGACTACGGTCCGGACAGCGAAAATGCTAGCTACTACGGTGGTGGCAGCGGAGGCGGCGAGGGTTCTTCTTCCGCTATTGCTGGAGCTCAGCCCTTGAACCTCATCACCGGCACTGATTCTGCCACCACCGCAACCGCAACCGCCCCGGGTGTGTCGTCTGCAGAGGCTCTTGATGTTGATCCTTCGTCGTTGTACAATCCAGCTCCAATTAATACATACATGGCTGGTAGTAGCGGTACGCAATTCTTCCCTCATCATCCAAGAtcttga
- the LOC107646720 gene encoding protein SHI RELATED SEQUENCE 1-like isoform X1, whose translation MAGLFSLGGGGGGGGGGGGGRGSSGNHQDQEQQHQHHSQNTEIPPPETLFWYKQNDDVSTYRGFELWNQHQLQQQQQQHHVIAHHHQARPLFHRDLYSSAVALGVGPSGASDEQSPSRSAVMAMRSAGVGEAGGAGSGTTGISCQDCGNQAKKDCPHMRCRTCCKSRGYDCQTHVKSTWVPAAKRRERQQQLAALQDHQNRDASKRPRDGGNSNNPSTSSALVCTTRLPSTGLELEQGNFPSIVNSPAEFRCVRVSPLDDVNEQYAYQTAVNIGGHLFKGILYDYGPDSENASYYGGGSGGGEGSSSAIAGAQPLNLITGTDSATTATATAPGVSSAEALDVDPSSLYNPAPINTYMAGSSGTQFFPHHPRS comes from the exons ATGGCGGGGTTGTTCTCGTTAGGAggcggtggtggtggaggaggaggaggaggaggaggaagaggtagcAGCGGAAACCACCAGGACCAGGAACAGCAACACCAGCACCACAGTCAAAACACCGAAATTCCTCCTCCAGAGACCTTATTTTGGTACAAACAAAACGACGACGTTTCAACATACCGCGGTTTCGAGCTATGGAACCAGCATCAGCTTCAGCAGCAACAGCAGCAACATCACGTGATAGCACATCACCATCAAGCCCGCCCTCTCTTCCACCGAGATCTCTACTCGTCGGCTGTTGCCCTTGGCGTGGGGCCCAGCGGCGCGTCCGATGAGCAGTCTCCGTCGAGATCGGCGGTTATGGCGATGCGGTCCGCCGGGGTGGGAGAAGCCGGAGGAGCAGGAAGCGGAACAACCGGAATAAGCTGTCAAGATTGCGGAAACCAGGCGAAGAAAGACTGCCCTCACATGAGGTGCAGGACTTGTTGCAAGAGTCGTGGGTACGACTGCCAGACCCACGTGAAGAGCACGTGGGTCCCAGCCGCTAAGCGCCGCGAGCGGCAACAGCAGTTAGCGGCGCTTCAGGATCACCAGAACAGAGATGCTTCAAAGAGACCTAGAGATGGCGGTAATAGCAACAACCCTTCCACTTCTTCAGCACTTGTTTGCACTACTCGTTTGCCCTCCACTG GGTTAGAGCTTGAGCAAGGAAATTTTCCATCAATAGTGAACTCTCCTGCAGAGTTCAGGTGCGTGAGGGTTAGTCCCTTGGATGATGTGAATGAACAGTACGCTTATCAAACCGCCGTCAACATCGGAGGCCATTTGTTCAAAGGGATTCTCTATGACTACGGTCCGGACAGCGAAAATGCTAGCTACTACGGTGGTGGCAGCGGAGGCGGCGAGGGTTCTTCTTCCGCTATTGCTGGAGCTCAGCCCTTGAACCTCATCACCGGCACTGATTCTGCCACCACCGCAACCGCAACCGCCCCGGGTGTGTCGTCTGCAGAGGCTCTTGATGTTGATCCTTCGTCGTTGTACAATCCAGCTCCAATTAATACATACATGGCTGGTAGTAGCGGTACGCAATTCTTCCCTCATCATCCAAGAtcttga